The genomic stretch TGCACATTTATAAGACAACTATCTGATCCAGCAGAAACCAGGAAATCTGGCCCCTTGCACCCTGCTGCGGGTTTCTCAAAACGTGCAGTGCATTTTGCtagtttttgtcatttttttagtgCCAGAATGCATAGTTGATAAACAATATATACCACTATGCCAGAACAATCTTTTGCTTTTCTGTAGGAATATATGCAGTGTCCGTCACTCTCAGCATAAAACACATGATGAAAGAATGTTGGGAACACTTGACAATCGCACCAAAACTCGAAAGATGGAGTGGGGGGTATTGGCAGGCTGAAAGAAGCTAGAAAAGTATATTGACCATATGGAAAAGAACCAACTAACatacttttgaaaaatcttacaAATGAAAATTTCTAACCAATTTTTCACAGAATAGATACAAGAAAAAACTCATGAAGATGAGAAGCAAACTCACAGCAGTGACCGTGACAAACAGCTGCTTCTAGAGGGGCCAAAGAGTAAATTATGAGCTAAAACCAGAAATGCATCATATCTACAAAACTTCAACACAGTCAGAATGGGGCTGATGCTGTTCTGCGTAGCTGATGCTTGGGTTCGGGGAGACGGACACATGGCAACATATTCTCAAGCTCCTGCAAGTTAAAGTACAACTGatcaaaaaaagtaattaacaaTGAGAAAGAGGGGAGAGTGTGTTCAACTCACTAATATCTCACATTCAGTGACGAGTTCTACAATCATCATATAGGCTATCTAACACCAAAGAGATGATATTCTTACACTCAATGAAGTGATTGTGTACATACAAAGTGATGCCAACAAACATCATTATCACCACGAGCAAAAGAAGCATAGCCTTTTGCTCCACAATATTATCAACAGTAAGAAAGCACCTCCATCTTTTTTCTGAAATATCATATTCGACTTGTTGATTCATTTATTCTGTTTCCATGAGATATGTATCATTAAGAATATGGTTTGGTGGAGCAGCAACAATGTCTGTAAATCATGACTGAGCTGTTTTGGTTAGTCAAGAACTGTGGTAAATTTGATTTGGTTGATTACTGGAAATTGTGGGAGAAGGAAACTGACTTAGGGCGTCTTTAAGGTGAAAATGCATGGTATGCTAGTCCTGTGAGTTTTGGATGaagattttgttaaaattgatctCTCAACAATAACAAAGGAGTAATCACAGATCTCTCAACAAGAAGGGCCAACATGCAAGTTGTGGATTGCCTAGGGGATACAATAACAAGAAGGTAGatatttcacaaaataaacAAGGAGCTCATTCATCAagaatccttttatttattgtgtAAGTTTTCTGTCAAAAATAAGGAAAAGGGGAGACTAGAAGTTTTCTACCACCTACTTGAATCTAAAGTTTTACATGGTGATTAATACTCATcgtctttttttcttccccagCCACCTATGAGGAGACAATCTTCAAAATGTCTTATCATGTCTAGGACTGTGATTTGGTTTTCAAGGAAAAGGCTATCAAGAAACTAAATAGATTGATCTCCATTTCTCCATGACATATAGCTATCTGATAATTATCAAACTGATCTAAATTCCATTTACATGATTATTGGAAATCATTggagaaggaaaacaaactagGTTTTATTTAAACTATCACGTCTCTGATTCAATTAGAGAGATGTGAGGTTTTATTTAAACTATCAGTCAATAGGacaggaaagaaagaaactaaaaCAGACAGTTCAACACATGTTATCAGTATATCCAATAGGAGGATTGTACTAGAGGGGTAACTGAAAACAAATCCTCACCCTTCGTTTCCTTAGCCTTTCATTTTCCTCTTCCAGCCGAGAAACTTTGTTCTCCAGCTCATTTGTGTAAGCCTGCTTCCGTGCTCGTGAACGGGCGGCAGATTCACggttctttatcatcctcttcTGCCTCCTCTCAACTGTTTTCCCAATCATATCCTCTGGCACACTTCTTTTTCTTGCTGGTGTCTGTGTATCTGATAAAGTCCCCATCAAGGGTGGAGGTAACGTCACCTGGTTCTCTGGGTACGAAACATCCATCATAGAACCAGCCCCCATGTGAAGTGGCTGTGGCATAGGCTGGCCTGGCAAATAAACCCCCATCATGCTTTGTTGTGGATGGTGATACTGTAGATGTGGTGGGTTTTGCACCCATTGACTTTGTTGCAGAAACTGTTGTGCTGCATGTGTATCAACCGCAACAACAGGACCGCCATCTTTATTGTCCACAGATGCTTCAGCTACAACTCCTGCTTTTACCAAGAAATCCTCCAAAGTCATCTCTCCCAGAGTAGGCTGCCGCTCCCTAGACTTCATCTCCCCATCATGTTTGCTTTGATGGATGTCTTTCCAGACCTCATCAACTGTCTTCTTGCTCAGAGCACTAGTTAATGATATGCTTGCCTGACGTTGCAGAGCAGTTTGATTGGCGAATGTTGTGCCCTCCACTTCCAAACCCATAGTCCGGTTAGCCTCCACTGTCCACACATTTTTTAGAAGTTCATCAAGATTCATGCTGCTTAGGGGTTTTCCCAAGTCACCCAACTGATTTTGAACCTCATCAAGAGTAAGACTGTACATCGAGTTTTGCCGCACCAATGGCTGGAACTGAGATTGCTTATGATGACTACTACCATCACCTTGAGATCCCATTGTCTGCATTCCCATTCAACAACCTTCACCTAAACattctaaatttaaaactaaaaatcctCAACACAAACTCTCTAAACTCTAATCTTGTCTATGAACCACAATGATCCAATCCTCAAACTCGCCCCAAATCAGAACCTGGAAAGCAGAGTCAACAATTCAGAAAAGTAAACCTAGAGATTAATCCTGTACTGCATAAGGTTGTTAGATTACACTCTTCAAACTGCTAAAGAAACTCTGATTGAAGGAAAAATGAATAG from Populus alba chromosome 8, ASM523922v2, whole genome shotgun sequence encodes the following:
- the LOC118045065 gene encoding ABSCISIC ACID-INSENSITIVE 5-like protein 2 translates to MGMQTMGSQGDGSSHHKQSQFQPLVRQNSMYSLTLDEVQNQLGDLGKPLSSMNLDELLKNVWTVEANRTMGLEVEGTTFANQTALQRQASISLTSALSKKTVDEVWKDIHQSKHDGEMKSRERQPTLGEMTLEDFLVKAGVVAEASVDNKDGGPVVAVDTHAAQQFLQQSQWVQNPPHLQYHHPQQSMMGVYLPGQPMPQPLHMGAGSMMDVSYPENQVTLPPPLMGTLSDTQTPARKRSVPEDMIGKTVERRQKRMIKNRESAARSRARKQAYTNELENKVSRLEEENERLRKRRELENMLPCVRLPEPKHQLRRTASAPF